One Chloroflexota bacterium genomic window carries:
- a CDS encoding glycosyltransferase family 9 protein, which yields MTLSAERVLVLRPGAIGDTLVTLPALLALRRRFPRADIQLAGNAVALPLVSASGVVDRWLSFDSPQVTRLFAGAPAADDRFAGVDVAVAWCADPDGTLRRGFEQRGARQVVIARSRPALGRVVHVAQYLVETLDPLGIEPGDDLELLTIVPPREAAIQADGILAGLGLEGQPFLAVHPGSGSRAKNWPAERYADVLEAIRREQGLPSVVLAGPADDDVLARLAAHARGPLDVVAGQPLTVVAALLPRAYAFLGNDSGLAHLAGQLGVPTLALFGPTDPAVWSPLGPRVRTLRSEPLTDLPVRRVLAALAESLRETPAGCSDA from the coding sequence GTGACGCTGAGCGCCGAGCGCGTCCTGGTGCTGCGGCCCGGGGCCATCGGCGACACGCTGGTGACGCTGCCGGCCTTGCTGGCGCTGCGTCGCCGCTTCCCGCGGGCTGATATCCAACTGGCCGGAAACGCCGTGGCCCTGCCGCTGGTGTCGGCATCGGGGGTGGTGGATCGCTGGCTCTCGTTTGACAGCCCGCAGGTGACGCGCCTGTTCGCCGGCGCGCCGGCCGCCGACGACCGCTTTGCCGGCGTTGACGTGGCCGTGGCCTGGTGTGCCGACCCTGATGGCACGCTGCGCCGAGGCTTCGAGCAGCGGGGTGCGCGGCAGGTGGTGATCGCACGGTCGCGGCCTGCGCTTGGGAGGGTGGTTCATGTCGCACAGTATCTGGTCGAGACGCTCGATCCGCTCGGGATCGAACCGGGCGACGATCTGGAGCTGCTGACCATCGTGCCGCCCCGCGAGGCTGCGATCCAAGCAGACGGCATCCTGGCCGGCCTGGGGCTGGAGGGACAGCCCTTCCTGGCGGTCCACCCGGGCAGCGGCTCGCGCGCGAAGAACTGGCCGGCCGAGCGCTACGCCGACGTGCTGGAGGCCATCAGGCGGGAACAGGGGCTGCCGAGCGTCGTGCTGGCCGGGCCGGCCGACGACGACGTGCTGGCGCGGCTGGCGGCGCATGCGCGCGGGCCGCTGGACGTGGTGGCAGGGCAGCCGCTGACGGTGGTGGCGGCCCTATTGCCGCGAGCGTACGCCTTTCTCGGCAACGACTCGGGGCTGGCGCACCTGGCCGGGCAGCTTGGCGTCCCGACGCTGGCCCTCTTCGGCCCGACCGATCCGGCGGTCTGGTCGCCGCTGGGGCCGCGCGTGCGGACGCTCCGCTCGGAGCCGCTCACGGACCTCCCGGTGCGCCGCGTGCTCGCGGCGCTCGCCGAATCGCTCCGTGAGACGCCCGCGGGATGCAGCGACGCGTAG
- a CDS encoding replication-associated recombination protein A yields MPKFSAPQPALFEPTPPERQPLAARMRPRTLDEVVGQRALLAPGQPLRRAVESGRAGSLVLWGTPGSGKTTLARLIASASGAAVEQLSAVTDGVSDLKQAIARARAWSGPTVLIVDEIHRWSRSQQAALLPHVEDGLVTLIGVTSENPYFDIIAPLRSRLRIFHLELLGPDDLRMILRRAVEDDERGLGSLGLTVTDEALDLVASLAAGDARTALNALEAAAEATRGAGQTAIEQETIVEAMQSRQVRYDRQADDHYQTISAFIKSVRGSDPDAAVFWLAKMVIAGEDPRFIARRLVILASEDIGNADPIALVVAQSAAQAAELVGWPEAELTLSQATLYLAMAPKSNAALKAIGAAKAAISEGANTEVPLHLRNASFAGARGLGYGRGYAYPHDYPGHWIQQRYLPEGVEGPFYVPSDQGYEAKHQTRLAARREPDPEQQSE; encoded by the coding sequence ATGCCGAAGTTCTCCGCCCCACAACCGGCCCTTTTCGAGCCGACGCCGCCCGAACGCCAACCGCTCGCCGCGAGGATGCGGCCCCGGACGTTGGACGAAGTGGTCGGTCAGCGTGCGCTGCTGGCGCCTGGGCAGCCGCTGCGCCGTGCCGTCGAGTCGGGGCGGGCGGGATCGCTGGTGCTCTGGGGCACGCCCGGCTCGGGTAAGACCACCCTCGCGCGGCTGATCGCCAGCGCTTCCGGTGCTGCCGTCGAGCAGTTGAGCGCCGTCACCGACGGCGTCTCCGACCTCAAGCAGGCCATTGCCCGGGCGCGTGCGTGGTCCGGCCCGACCGTCCTGATCGTGGACGAGATCCACCGCTGGTCGCGGTCCCAGCAGGCGGCGCTGTTGCCGCACGTCGAGGACGGTCTCGTCACCCTGATCGGCGTCACCAGCGAGAACCCGTACTTCGACATCATCGCGCCGCTGCGGAGCCGGCTGCGGATCTTCCACCTGGAGCTGCTCGGGCCAGACGATCTGCGGATGATCCTCCGTCGCGCCGTCGAGGACGACGAGCGCGGCCTGGGCAGCCTGGGCCTGACGGTCACCGACGAGGCGCTCGACCTTGTGGCATCCCTCGCGGCCGGCGATGCGCGCACGGCGCTCAACGCCCTGGAGGCCGCCGCCGAGGCCACACGCGGGGCCGGCCAGACGGCCATCGAGCAGGAGACCATCGTCGAGGCGATGCAGAGCCGGCAGGTCCGCTACGACCGGCAGGCCGACGATCACTACCAGACGATCTCGGCGTTCATCAAGAGCGTGCGCGGCTCCGACCCTGACGCGGCGGTCTTCTGGCTGGCGAAGATGGTCATCGCGGGGGAGGATCCGCGCTTCATCGCGCGGCGACTGGTCATCCTGGCTTCCGAGGACATCGGCAACGCCGACCCTATCGCGCTGGTCGTGGCCCAGTCGGCGGCCCAGGCGGCCGAGCTTGTCGGCTGGCCCGAGGCCGAGCTGACGCTGAGTCAGGCCACGCTCTACCTGGCGATGGCGCCGAAGTCGAATGCCGCGCTCAAAGCGATCGGCGCCGCCAAGGCCGCTATCAGCGAGGGCGCGAACACGGAAGTTCCGCTCCACCTCCGAAACGCCTCGTTTGCCGGAGCGCGCGGCCTGGGGTACGGGCGCGGCTACGCCTACCCGCACGACTATCCAGGCCACTGGATCCAGCAGCGCTACCTGCCCGAGGGCGTGGAGGGACCGTTCTACGTGCCGTCCGATCAGGGCTACGAGGCCAAGCACCAGACGCGGCTGGCGGCTCGCCGCGAGCCCGATCCCGAGCAACAGTCAGAGTAG
- a CDS encoding helix-turn-helix domain-containing protein has product MDRTSIVAASQDAPTTAGDPATPPAGGSTRRGPRKIVRPDDLAAAIKRVMNSRGLSTREVVRRVPRRHVGTVYRLLAGRTTDPWASTVVSLCTALDADPDELLGVEDAIEILDPDLRQTLSDVERLSEEDRWLALDMLRSLLARRLHGLRGPKSSGTAESIPASLMVDDGDDGDED; this is encoded by the coding sequence ATGGACCGCACATCGATAGTCGCAGCGAGCCAAGACGCTCCGACGACGGCCGGCGACCCCGCTACCCCTCCGGCCGGAGGCTCGACCAGGCGCGGGCCGCGCAAGATCGTTCGTCCCGACGATCTCGCCGCCGCCATCAAGCGCGTTATGAACAGCCGCGGCCTCTCGACCCGTGAGGTGGTCAGGCGCGTTCCTCGCCGTCACGTTGGCACGGTGTATCGGCTGCTCGCCGGCCGCACCACCGATCCCTGGGCCAGCACGGTCGTCTCCCTGTGTACCGCGCTCGACGCCGATCCAGACGAGCTGCTGGGCGTTGAGGATGCCATTGAGATCCTTGACCCGGATCTGCGCCAGACACTCTCAGATGTCGAGCGGCTGAGCGAAGAGGATCGCTGGCTGGCGCTCGACATGCTGCGCTCCCTGCTTGCTCGGCGGCTGCACGGCCTGCGTGGCCCGAAGTCGTCCGGCACGGCTGAGAGCATCCCCGCCTCGCTGATGGTTGATGACGGCGACGACGGCGACGAGGACTGA
- the dnaA gene encoding chromosomal replication initiator protein DnaA, whose translation MSRPDGAGAQDYLNPADCAAEPDSGLAAPLLDCLAGEFPPGGRVRDPVRIWDAALGELRLGMSQANYESYLAGTSATAFEDDELTVAVSNPLVRETLEQRFRQHILRALYDVVGRPCRVRMVSGGPRSSNGVDGYGMFALAEQPSQQTTAARNGSRRGGRTAVVESAAPSGWEGSPLNARYTFERFVVGSGNRLAHAASQAVADAPGQAYNPLFLYGGVGLGKTHLLHAIGHEVLKTGHSVLYVSSETFTNELIESIRAHRTDEFRERYRRASILMIDDIQFIAGKVGTQEEFFHTFNAIHEGGGQIILTSDRTPKAIPTLEDRLRSRFEMGLIADIQPPDLETRIAILRSKVNGRVQIPSDVLELVAEKVHTNIRELEGSLNRITAYAMLHGKAVTVEVAAEALADLVAPRPTSSEPPVILEAVARYFGVTVDDLRGKARNKEIVAPRHLAMYLLREDARLSFPQIGQLLGGRDHSSVVHACEKITLEIERDGRCRQDARAVRDLLP comes from the coding sequence ATGAGCCGCCCAGACGGGGCCGGCGCGCAAGACTACCTGAACCCCGCCGATTGTGCGGCAGAGCCCGATAGTGGCCTCGCCGCACCTCTGCTAGACTGCCTCGCAGGTGAGTTTCCTCCTGGAGGGCGTGTGCGCGATCCTGTGCGGATCTGGGATGCGGCGCTGGGCGAGCTGAGGCTTGGCATGAGCCAGGCGAACTATGAGTCGTACCTCGCGGGCACCTCCGCGACGGCGTTCGAGGACGACGAGCTGACAGTCGCCGTCTCGAACCCGCTGGTGCGCGAGACGCTCGAACAGCGCTTCCGGCAGCACATCCTGCGCGCACTCTACGACGTAGTCGGCCGGCCTTGCCGTGTGCGGATGGTCTCGGGCGGGCCGCGCTCGTCCAACGGCGTGGACGGCTACGGTATGTTCGCGCTGGCCGAGCAGCCCAGCCAGCAGACGACGGCCGCGCGGAACGGTTCCCGCCGAGGCGGCCGTACGGCGGTGGTCGAATCGGCTGCACCGTCCGGTTGGGAAGGCTCCCCGCTGAACGCCCGCTACACGTTCGAGCGGTTCGTGGTTGGCAGCGGCAACCGCCTGGCGCACGCGGCGTCACAGGCCGTCGCGGATGCGCCGGGCCAGGCCTACAATCCGCTGTTCCTCTACGGCGGCGTGGGCCTCGGCAAGACCCACCTGCTGCACGCCATCGGCCACGAAGTGCTGAAGACCGGGCACAGCGTGCTGTACGTCTCGTCCGAAACGTTTACCAATGAGTTGATCGAATCGATTCGCGCACACCGCACCGATGAATTCCGCGAACGGTATCGACGCGCCAGCATTCTGATGATTGACGATATCCAGTTCATCGCTGGAAAGGTCGGCACGCAGGAAGAGTTCTTTCACACCTTCAACGCCATCCACGAGGGTGGCGGACAGATCATCCTGACCAGCGACCGAACCCCGAAAGCAATCCCGACGCTGGAAGATCGCCTTCGGTCGCGGTTCGAAATGGGATTGATCGCCGATATTCAGCCGCCAGACCTGGAGACCCGCATCGCCATTTTGCGTTCCAAAGTCAACGGACGCGTGCAGATCCCGAGCGATGTGCTGGAGCTTGTCGCGGAGAAGGTTCACACCAACATCCGCGAGCTGGAAGGGTCGTTGAATCGGATCACCGCCTACGCCATGCTGCACGGGAAGGCCGTCACGGTGGAGGTCGCGGCGGAAGCGCTCGCCGACCTTGTCGCGCCGAGGCCGACCAGCAGCGAACCGCCGGTCATCCTGGAAGCGGTCGCCCGTTACTTCGGCGTGACGGTGGACGATCTGCGCGGCAAGGCCCGCAACAAGGAGATCGTCGCGCCGCGCCACCTGGCGATGTATCTGCTCCGGGAAGATGCTCGCCTGTCGTTCCCACAGATCGGACAGCTGCTGGGCGGGCGCGACCACTCGTCGGTGGTGCACGCCTGTGAGAAGATCACGCTGGAGATTGAGCGTGACGGACGCTGCCGGCAGGACGCACGCGCCGTGCGAGATTTGCTACCATGA
- the ispE gene encoding 4-(cytidine 5'-diphospho)-2-C-methyl-D-erythritol kinase encodes MTLTLRAHAKINLALEILGRRDDGFHELVSVTQTISLADTLTADEAAGLAVSMRPPLVANDENLVRRAAELLAARAGRSPHACLTIDKRIPLAAGLGGGSSDAAAALRLLDRLWGTALSRRRALAPLAAQLGSDVSLFLAGGSSLIRGRGEQVEHLPAARPLWLVLVSPDLSPPDKTRALYRALQPSEWGDGSRTLGLAETIRAGRSIAPEHLVNSFDGAADRVYLGFADLRARLRGLTGRPFHLTGAGPSLFALCEDARSAQAAAQAAAPVGWPVYVAQSISQQAAIRASDR; translated from the coding sequence ATGACGCTGACGCTGCGAGCGCACGCCAAGATCAACCTGGCTCTGGAGATCCTCGGTCGGCGCGACGACGGCTTTCACGAGCTGGTCTCGGTCACGCAGACGATCTCCCTGGCCGATACGCTGACCGCCGACGAGGCCGCCGGCCTGGCCGTCTCGATGAGGCCGCCGCTGGTCGCCAATGACGAGAACCTTGTCCGTCGCGCGGCGGAGCTGTTGGCGGCGCGGGCCGGCCGCTCGCCCCACGCCTGCCTGACCATCGACAAGCGCATCCCCCTGGCGGCCGGCCTCGGCGGCGGCAGCAGTGACGCCGCTGCCGCGCTCCGACTGCTGGATCGGCTCTGGGGCACGGCCCTCAGTCGACGCCGGGCGCTTGCACCGCTGGCGGCGCAGCTCGGTTCGGACGTGTCGCTCTTCCTGGCTGGCGGCAGCAGTCTCATCCGGGGGCGTGGCGAGCAGGTCGAACACCTGCCGGCCGCCCGGCCACTCTGGTTGGTCCTGGTCAGCCCCGATCTGAGCCCGCCCGACAAGACCCGCGCACTCTACCGGGCGCTCCAGCCCTCCGAGTGGGGCGACGGCTCGCGGACGCTCGGGTTGGCCGAGACCATCCGTGCGGGCCGTTCGATCGCGCCTGAACACCTCGTCAACAGCTTTGACGGCGCGGCGGACCGTGTCTACTTGGGCTTCGCCGACCTGCGTGCGCGCCTGCGCGGGCTGACCGGCCGACCGTTTCACCTGACCGGGGCCGGCCCCAGCCTGTTCGCCCTCTGCGAAGATGCACGGTCCGCCCAGGCCGCCGCCCAGGCTGCAGCGCCGGTCGGCTGGCCCGTGTACGTCGCACAGTCCATCTCGCAGCAGGCCGCTATCCGCGCATCGGATCGCTGA
- the rsmA gene encoding ribosomal RNA small subunit methyltransferase A produces MLPPTEDAPLAPPRARPSSPAALLRQLGLRPRKGLSQSFLTDVGVVKRIAGAASLSPDDQVLEIGPGLGILTQELARQAGRVVAFELDRDLAAALPRLVAANVRIVQGDALQLSPADYLTGPYKLVANLPYQITSPFLYRYLSLDPLPQTLVVMIQREVAERIVAPVGQLSYLAVMVQAIASVRIVRIVPAAAFHPRPKVESAVIKLDPLDEPLVPMAQRAAFLGLVRAGFGQPRKTVLNSLHEGLKREPLGRREWVRMEVQGLLAGAGIPAETRPHALTLPQWRALFQAFQDLDR; encoded by the coding sequence GTGTTGCCGCCGACCGAAGACGCCCCCCTCGCGCCGCCCCGGGCGCGGCCGTCGTCGCCAGCCGCGTTGCTCCGGCAGCTCGGATTGCGGCCCCGAAAGGGTCTCTCGCAGTCGTTTCTGACCGACGTTGGCGTCGTCAAGCGTATCGCTGGCGCGGCCAGCCTCTCCCCAGACGATCAGGTGCTGGAGATCGGCCCTGGACTCGGCATCCTGACCCAGGAGCTGGCGCGCCAGGCTGGCCGCGTGGTGGCATTCGAGTTGGACCGCGACCTGGCTGCGGCATTGCCACGGCTGGTCGCCGCAAATGTGCGGATCGTGCAGGGCGATGCGCTCCAGCTTTCCCCCGCCGATTACCTGACCGGTCCGTACAAGCTTGTGGCAAATTTGCCGTACCAGATTACGTCGCCGTTTCTGTATCGCTACCTGAGCCTGGACCCCTTGCCACAGACGCTCGTCGTCATGATTCAGCGCGAGGTTGCCGAGCGGATCGTTGCACCGGTCGGTCAGTTGTCCTACCTCGCGGTCATGGTGCAGGCCATCGCCAGCGTGCGTATCGTGCGGATCGTGCCGGCCGCGGCGTTCCATCCGCGCCCGAAGGTGGAGTCCGCCGTCATCAAGCTCGATCCACTGGACGAGCCGCTTGTGCCGATGGCCCAGCGCGCCGCGTTCCTGGGTCTCGTGCGGGCGGGCTTCGGGCAGCCGCGCAAGACGGTGCTCAACTCGCTGCACGAGGGACTGAAGCGGGAGCCGCTCGGCCGCCGGGAATGGGTGCGGATGGAGGTTCAAGGGCTGCTTGCGGGGGCAGGCATTCCCGCCGAGACGCGGCCACACGCGCTGACGCTGCCCCAGTGGCGCGCCCTCTTCCAGGCGTTTCAGGATCTCGACCGATGA
- a CDS encoding cytoplasmic protein produces the protein MPDSRRVLLAGESWVTTTTHVKGFDSFTTSSYGEGADHLRAALAAGGCQVEFIRNHDAPTAFPTTAEALRQYGCVILSDIGTNTLVLSPATWERGQQTPNRLKLLREYVENGGGLIMVGGYLTFQGIEGKGRWAGTPVEAVLPVTLQTSDDRVECPEGVEPRVVGDHAIVAGLDGTWPAVLGYNRVTPRPDARVLVRVGDDPLVACREIGQGRTIAYTTDCGPHWCPPPFVAWPGYATVWQQMVAWVTRR, from the coding sequence ATGCCTGACAGCCGACGTGTCCTGCTCGCCGGAGAGTCCTGGGTCACCACCACGACCCACGTCAAGGGCTTTGACAGCTTCACCACCTCGTCGTACGGCGAGGGCGCAGATCATCTGCGCGCGGCGCTGGCTGCTGGCGGCTGTCAGGTCGAGTTCATCCGGAACCACGATGCGCCAACGGCGTTTCCGACGACCGCTGAGGCGCTGAGACAGTACGGCTGCGTGATCCTCAGCGACATCGGGACCAACACGCTGGTGCTGTCGCCTGCCACCTGGGAGCGCGGCCAACAAACGCCGAACCGTCTCAAGCTGCTGCGCGAGTACGTCGAGAACGGCGGCGGCCTGATCATGGTCGGCGGCTACCTGACGTTCCAGGGCATCGAAGGGAAGGGCCGCTGGGCCGGGACGCCCGTCGAAGCGGTGCTGCCCGTCACCCTCCAGACCAGCGACGACCGGGTTGAGTGCCCCGAGGGCGTCGAACCGCGGGTGGTCGGCGACCACGCCATCGTCGCGGGCCTGGACGGGACCTGGCCGGCCGTCCTCGGCTACAACCGGGTCACGCCCAGGCCAGACGCCCGGGTGCTGGTGCGCGTCGGCGACGATCCGCTGGTCGCCTGCCGCGAGATCGGCCAGGGGCGGACCATCGCCTACACCACGGACTGCGGCCCGCACTGGTGCCCGCCGCCGTTCGTGGCCTGGCCGGGCTACGCAACGGTCTGGCAGCAGATGGTCGCGTGGGTCACCCGCCGCTGA
- a CDS encoding ATP-grasp domain-containing protein, whose product MAGAPSPGRRVQSNGRTPTAQACRTRPVRTGGRNDGVPVPTARPIERLLIANRGEIAVRVIRACAALGIRSIAVYSEADRDALHVRLADEAHLLGPGPASASYLNVERILEAARGSDAQAVHPGYGFLSENAAFAEACAAAGLIFVGPPPAALRLLGDKAAARKLAAAHGVPVVPGYDGAAQDDPTLAAEAARIGVPLLVKAAAGGGGRGMRAVSSLDQLPEAIAAARREALAAFGDDTLILERLIERARHVEVQVLGDRHGALVHLGERDCSVQRRHQKVVEESPGPAVTPELRGALGEAALRVAGAAGYVGAGTCEFLVGPDGQFWFIEMNARLQVEHPVTELVTGIDLVQKQLEIAAGLPLGLAQADVALRGHAVECRVYAEDPARADLPTPGRLGRFRPPVGPGLRNDVGYADGDRVPPFYDTMLGKLIAYGETRAEAIGLARAALERYEIEGLPTNRTLLTWILDHPTFQDGAATTDFLSMARPGDTDLADVPPVALAAAAAAWLSEIGRDGGDDGHSQASTDGTLGDWRIGGQGVITFWQAAPDADPVAVVADRESPRRWRVTVAEDRFDVTVTGLDDLLLVRPLVVRPVGGQTEVPSASPAGPTGAVPASPAGPTLAEGSAAPIRCRVAVEWARGRVVVTHGGDRSVATLAAPPAAAPTGRHHPGGRAPGLEAPMPGRVVRILAAPGDVVREHQPLLIVEAMKIENVVAAPRDGVVASVLCAEGDAVAGGQVLVELASL is encoded by the coding sequence ATGGCTGGCGCGCCTTCGCCGGGCCGGCGCGTACAATCGAACGGACGAACGCCGACAGCGCAGGCGTGCCGGACGCGGCCAGTCAGGACCGGCGGGAGGAACGACGGCGTGCCCGTGCCCACGGCCAGACCCATCGAGCGGCTGCTGATCGCCAATCGCGGCGAGATCGCGGTGCGGGTCATCCGCGCCTGCGCCGCGCTGGGCATCCGCTCGATCGCCGTCTACTCCGAGGCTGACCGCGACGCGCTCCACGTCCGGCTGGCCGACGAGGCCCACCTGCTCGGCCCGGGGCCAGCCTCCGCGAGCTACCTGAATGTCGAGCGTATCCTGGAGGCCGCCCGTGGGAGCGATGCCCAGGCCGTGCATCCAGGGTACGGGTTCCTCTCGGAGAACGCGGCGTTCGCGGAGGCCTGTGCCGCGGCCGGGCTGATCTTCGTCGGGCCGCCGCCGGCCGCGCTGCGGCTGCTGGGCGACAAGGCGGCTGCCCGCAAGCTGGCCGCGGCCCACGGTGTGCCGGTCGTGCCGGGCTATGACGGCGCGGCCCAGGACGATCCCACGCTGGCGGCGGAGGCTGCACGGATCGGCGTCCCACTGCTGGTGAAGGCGGCGGCCGGCGGTGGCGGACGCGGCATGCGGGCCGTCTCCAGCCTCGACCAGCTGCCGGAGGCGATTGCAGCCGCCCGCCGCGAGGCCCTCGCCGCGTTTGGCGACGACACCTTGATCCTCGAACGGCTGATCGAGCGGGCGCGGCACGTCGAGGTGCAGGTGCTCGGGGACAGGCACGGCGCGCTCGTACACCTGGGCGAGCGCGACTGCTCCGTGCAGCGGCGTCATCAGAAGGTCGTCGAGGAGAGCCCCGGCCCGGCCGTGACGCCCGAACTGCGAGGGGCGCTCGGCGAGGCGGCGCTGCGGGTGGCCGGCGCGGCGGGCTACGTCGGCGCGGGCACCTGCGAGTTCCTGGTCGGGCCAGACGGCCAGTTCTGGTTCATCGAGATGAATGCGCGGCTCCAGGTGGAGCACCCCGTCACCGAGCTGGTGACAGGGATCGACCTCGTGCAGAAGCAGTTGGAGATCGCGGCCGGGCTGCCGCTCGGGCTGGCGCAGGCAGACGTAGCGCTGCGCGGGCACGCCGTCGAGTGTCGGGTGTACGCCGAAGACCCGGCCCGCGCCGACCTGCCGACTCCTGGCCGCCTCGGGCGCTTCCGCCCGCCGGTCGGGCCGGGCCTCCGCAACGACGTGGGGTATGCGGACGGCGACCGTGTCCCTCCGTTCTACGACACGATGCTGGGAAAGCTGATCGCGTACGGCGAGACGCGAGCGGAGGCCATCGGCCTCGCGCGGGCGGCGCTCGAACGGTACGAGATCGAGGGGCTGCCGACCAATCGCACCCTGCTGACCTGGATCCTCGATCACCCGACGTTCCAGGACGGCGCGGCGACGACTGACTTTCTGTCGATGGCTCGCCCGGGCGACACGGACCTGGCAGACGTGCCACCCGTCGCGCTGGCAGCAGCCGCCGCCGCGTGGCTGTCTGAGATCGGCCGCGATGGGGGCGACGACGGGCACTCTCAGGCGAGCACCGATGGCACGTTGGGTGACTGGCGCATCGGCGGGCAGGGCGTCATCACCTTCTGGCAGGCCGCGCCGGACGCCGACCCCGTCGCCGTGGTGGCCGACCGCGAGTCGCCGCGTCGCTGGCGGGTGACCGTGGCCGAGGATCGCTTCGACGTGACCGTGACCGGCCTGGACGACCTGCTCCTGGTACGCCCGCTCGTGGTGCGCCCGGTGGGCGGGCAGACGGAAGTCCCTTCGGCGTCACCGGCTGGGCCGACGGGAGCCGTGCCGGCGTCGCCGGCTGGGCCGACGCTGGCCGAGGGGTCCGCCGCGCCGATCCGTTGCCGCGTTGCCGTCGAGTGGGCGCGTGGGCGGGTGGTCGTCACCCACGGCGGCGACCGATCCGTGGCAACGCTGGCCGCGCCGCCGGCCGCCGCGCCGACCGGCCGCCACCATCCTGGCGGGCGCGCCCCCGGACTTGAAGCACCGATGCCCGGCCGGGTCGTCCGCATCCTGGCAGCGCCCGGCGACGTCGTCCGCGAGCATCAGCCGCTCCTGATCGTCGAGGCGATGAAGATCGAGAACGTCGTAGCAGCACCGCGAGATGGCGTCGTTGCGTCGGTCCTCTGCGCCGAGGGTGACGCCGTGGCCGGGGGGCAGGTGCTGGTAGAGTTAGCGTCACTATGA
- a CDS encoding bifunctional nuclease family protein: MIEVFVESIRVNMTNYKRVVMLKEKTAQRYLPIWIGHFEADAIAIPMQNVPVSRPLTHDLLGSVISALGGKVTQVVINELADETFYAKLIVDADGRHVEVDSRPSDAIALAIRAKVPIFVEDAVLDQAGMVFESESEAEEAAQAEGKSAPPETIDESKLGVFREFIETLDLGDLGRGGGGGEKPERT, from the coding sequence GTGATCGAGGTCTTCGTCGAGAGCATCCGCGTGAACATGACAAACTACAAGCGCGTGGTCATGCTCAAGGAGAAGACCGCGCAGCGGTACCTGCCGATCTGGATCGGCCACTTCGAAGCGGACGCCATCGCGATCCCGATGCAGAACGTCCCGGTCTCCCGGCCGCTCACGCACGATCTGCTCGGCTCGGTGATCTCGGCGCTCGGCGGGAAGGTCACCCAGGTCGTCATCAACGAGCTGGCCGACGAGACGTTCTACGCCAAGCTGATCGTGGACGCCGACGGCCGCCACGTCGAGGTGGACTCGCGCCCGAGCGACGCGATTGCGCTGGCCATCCGGGCGAAAGTGCCGATCTTCGTCGAGGACGCCGTGCTCGATCAGGCCGGCATGGTCTTCGAGAGCGAGTCCGAAGCCGAAGAGGCGGCGCAGGCCGAGGGCAAGTCCGCCCCCCCTGAGACGATAGACGAGTCGAAGCTCGGCGTCTTCCGCGAGTTCATCGAGACACTCGACCTTGGCGATCTCGGGCGTGGCGGCGGCGGCGGCGAGAAGCCGGAGCGCACGTAG
- a CDS encoding twin-arginine translocase TatA/TatE family subunit has translation MNFLGMGPMELMMILVLALIVFGPGKLPEIAGQVGRMVRDFRRTTSELSSEFSRTLSLEIEERKTAQAPAPVAAEAAPYEPPPAEEVVGAIQPVPAPVAVEPAEAPLVVTTTSSAPVETAPAPEPVVASKRRTRDTGIEPPY, from the coding sequence ATGAACTTCCTCGGCATGGGGCCGATGGAGCTGATGATGATCCTGGTCCTGGCACTGATCGTGTTCGGGCCGGGGAAGCTGCCGGAGATCGCCGGTCAGGTCGGGCGCATGGTGCGCGACTTCCGCCGGACCACCTCGGAGCTCTCGTCCGAGTTCAGCCGCACGCTGAGCCTGGAGATCGAGGAGCGCAAGACGGCGCAGGCGCCGGCCCCGGTTGCCGCCGAGGCCGCCCCCTACGAGCCGCCGCCGGCCGAAGAGGTTGTCGGGGCCATTCAGCCGGTTCCCGCTCCCGTCGCCGTGGAGCCAGCCGAAGCCCCGTTGGTGGTCACCACGACCAGCAGCGCGCCGGTCGAGACGGCGCCCGCCCCCGAGCCGGTGGTCGCGTCGAAGCGTCGGACCCGCGATACGGGGATCGAGCCACCGTACTGA